A genomic window from Xyrauchen texanus isolate HMW12.3.18 chromosome 15, RBS_HiC_50CHRs, whole genome shotgun sequence includes:
- the LOC127655727 gene encoding DNA-binding protein inhibitor ID-4-like, with protein sequence MKASAPVRPHKISSSCSELSLRYLSERSRFKMEEEDIFCMQYDMNDCYSRLKRLVPTIPQDKKVSKVEILQHVIDYILDLQLALETHPTLMKQTSPPTSTRTPLTQINTEQRMTSVNKQEDSILCR encoded by the exons atgAAGGCCAGCGCACCCGTTCGCCCTCACAAGATTTCTTCAAGCTGCAGTGAGCTCTCCTTGCGTTATTTGTCGGAGCGCAGCCGATTCAAAATGGAAGAGGAGGATATTTTCTGTATGCAGTACGACATGAACGACTGCTACAGCCGACTCAAGCGCCTGGTGCCCACTATTCCGCAGGATAAGAAAGTCAGTAAAGTGGAGATCCTCCAGCATGTCATTGACTACATCCTGGACCTGCAGCTGGCGTTGGAGACGCACCCGACTCTCATGAAACAGACGAGCCCACCCACCTCCACACGGACCCCTCTCACACAAATCAACACAGAGCAG AGGATGACAAGTGTCAATAAACAGGAAGACTCAATTTTGTGTCGCTGA